Proteins encoded together in one Cicer arietinum cultivar CDC Frontier isolate Library 1 chromosome 4, Cicar.CDCFrontier_v2.0, whole genome shotgun sequence window:
- the LOC101491521 gene encoding transcription factor ORG2-like: MCNRKLLNQLFSTTPSYIHIMLALSPPLFSTIGWPFEEPISHNQQDYFYKATDQLFNFHHLVEEENSTPSQATSSDLSMVKKLIHNASERDRRKKINTLYSSLRSLLPVAEQMKKLSNPATISRVLKYIPELQKQVEGLLTRKEAILLKLSPQVDEVKSKESERKKHSKNSGFVVSTSRLNDSEAAIQISSYSIHKIPLSEILMCLENDGLLLLNISSSQTFGGKVFYNFHFQVDKEQRLESEIFSEKLLAIIETKGNFQVN, from the exons atgTGCAATAGAAAACTTCTTAATCAACTGTTTTCAACTACTCCATCATATATCCACATTATGTTAGCGTTATCACCTCCTCTATTCTCAACAATTGGATGGCCCTTTGAGGAGCCTATAAGTCATAACCAGCAGGATTACTTTTACAAAGCAACcgatcaattatttaattttcatcaTCTAGTTGAGGAAGAAAATTCAACTCCCTCACAAGCCACAAGCAGCGACCTTAGCATGGTCAAGAAACTTATCCACAATGCTAGTGAACGAGATCGCCGCAAGAAAATCAATACTTTGTATTCTTCACTTCGTTCACTTCTTCCTGTGGCAGAACAGATG AAGAAGTTGAGCAATCCAGCAACAATTTCACGAGTCCTAAAGTACATACCTGAGTTACAGAAGCAGGTAGAAGGACTACTTACGAGAAAGGAGGCGATTTTATTGAAACTATCTCCACAAGTAGATGAGGTGAAGAGTAAAGAATCTGAAAGGAAGAAACATAGTAAAAACTCTGGTTTTGTAGTTTCGACAAGTAGACTCAATGATAGTGAGGCTGCTATTCAGATTTCATCTTACTCCATCCACAAAATTCCATTATCTGAGATCTTGATGTGTTTAGAAAATGATGGCCTTTTGCTGCTAAATATTTCTTCCTCTCAAACCTTTGGAGGGAAGGTCTTTTATAACTTTCATTTCCAG GTGGATAAAGAACAGAGATTAGAATCCGAGATTTTCAGTGAGAAGCTCTTAGCAATAATTGAGACGAAGGGGAATTTTCAAGTCAATTGA